The DNA region TCGATCTTTCTGGGCCAGCGAACGAAGAACGGAACCCGAACCCCTCCTTCAGAAACGGAGCCCTTGTAGCCGTTCATTCCTCCGTTGAACGCGACCATCGCATTCCCGGCGGCATCCTCGCCGACCTTCGTTCCTTGTTTGTCGGCCCCCGCTTGAACGGTTCCATTGTCGGACATGAAGATTATCAGCGTGTCGTCAAGCAGCCCCCAGGATTCGAGGCGAGCGAGCATCTCGCCAAGGTTCTCGTCGATGTTCTCGACCATCCCGTAAAACCCGGCGTGATCGGGCGACATGCCGCGCTCCCGAAAGTAGCTCGCGTTCTTTGCCGGTGCGATAAACGGTCCGTGAGGCGCATTGGTTGCGATGTAAGCGAAGAAAGGGTTACCGTCTTGCTCCTGCCGACGGATCCACCCAAGAGCGGCGCGAAAGAACACGTCGGTGCAGTATCCCTTGGTCTTCACGAAACTTCCGTTGTGGCGGATCACTGGATCAAAGTAGCTGTTCCCAGGCGCATCGGCGCAGCTACCCGCGTAGTCCATGCCGATGACTGCTCCGCCATGAATAAACGCCTCGTCGAACCCACGGTTTTGCGGCTGATAGGCTTCTTCGTCGCCGAGATGCCACTTGCCGAAGATTCCGGTTGCATACCCCGCCTTCTTGAGCGTCTCTGGAAGCGTTGCTGCGTTAAGCGGGATCCGCTCGCGTTCGTACTTGGTGTGGGTCACACCGCTCCGCATTGGATGACGCCCGGTCATGAGCGCGGCTCGGGTCGGAGAGCACGTCGGGCTGACCAAGAATCGCGAGAACCGAGTGCTCTCATCGTACAGCCGGTCCATGTGAGGGGTCCTCAGCCAGGGGTGCCCGTGTCGTCCAAGCTGTGCGTAGCCCTGGTCGTCGGTGATCACGATGAGGATATTCGGGCGCGAGCCGGCAAGACCGTGAGTCACTTCGCCGATGGCTTGGTATGCCAGGCCGGAACAGATTGCCGCCATGAGCATTCGAATGATCACACGGCCGTCGGGCGGCTGGTTTGGTAGCGGAGCCATGAGTCCTCGCCGAGACGCTGTGCCCGACTTGATTGCCAAAGAAGAGGTGACCGGGACCTGCCCAGTTCGAGGAATTAGATGCATTTCGAACGACGAGAGTTTATCGCTAATTGTACTACGCGGGCGAGTTGCCTGACCAGTTGTCCTTACGCGCTTGGCACGGGGCTGCTTCGTTCCCTAGAAACAGTCCGGCGCCTTCCTCTGGCCGAGAAATCTGACCTGATCTGCCGACTGGGACGCGCATGAAGGGGATCCAGGCTCAAGTTGCTCCGAAAGTCGTGGGCTCAAGTAATACGCCTTCTACTCTGAACTAGCGCGCCTTCTATTGCCTATTGCGCCCTCCCATCTTACCCATCATACTGCGGCGATCCCCTTTAGCATGGAGGTCGCGATGCGGATCAAGGACCATCTCCCGATTGAGG from Pirellulimonas nuda includes:
- a CDS encoding arylsulfatase; translation: MAPLPNQPPDGRVIIRMLMAAICSGLAYQAIGEVTHGLAGSRPNILIVITDDQGYAQLGRHGHPWLRTPHMDRLYDESTRFSRFLVSPTCSPTRAALMTGRHPMRSGVTHTKYERERIPLNAATLPETLKKAGYATGIFGKWHLGDEEAYQPQNRGFDEAFIHGGAVIGMDYAGSCADAPGNSYFDPVIRHNGSFVKTKGYCTDVFFRAALGWIRRQEQDGNPFFAYIATNAPHGPFIAPAKNASYFRERGMSPDHAGFYGMVENIDENLGEMLARLESWGLLDDTLIIFMSDNGTVQAGADKQGTKVGEDAAGNAMVAFNGGMNGYKGSVSEGGVRVPFFVRWPRKIESNRDIGVPAAHIDLLPTLAEIAGAELPPGLVEGRSLVSLIDGSEAAWPQRYLITHAGRWDPGEEPNDHQWGNFAVRDDRFRFEKNKALYDMHADPRQKHNVILEFPEVAEAMREAYDKWWRETRPMLINESVPLSPTWPFHESYNQQLQREGIPAWEPEPL